A part of Setaria viridis chromosome 8, Setaria_viridis_v4.0, whole genome shotgun sequence genomic DNA contains:
- the LOC117866453 gene encoding uncharacterized protein, whose translation MAGSVGGEKREGRGSNPRPPTAHRSPLRRPGESTILSAYVACRMYLIMAVTGLGYLALTWSTVVLLGGFVTALQNKDFWCLTTISMLQAASIFNDLRDRLFIKLLKLILPGPTVNIGTYLSEWFDILKRNKSEFYETSYRSLRSLLSSHCCLAFVLAGPVFVLLVLFFIIIFPLYCLLCVAFYFVMSVYGFLGPIACFALALWRILQPDYGDTDGDASKGNLKPALIMFYWLILCQFVLYLVFIITNGFVEFVLVPLVSRDSKLTQVWGTKSVNMYLSDTGAKCWREKDPASISGRSLSRYAAYLLDSESWEDNLFGARMLATFIRHGADVRSLLLPSRPKIQKLIDTLAWKGRGDREMRECAAGIVAHLAGDIHIGQFPGALRCISSLLQLQDETTATTYWDSDGQQVGDDGAMSVLDLLQKYLHWVSYDQQVGDDGGKKDGGCNKLILQGLAILERLASSDHHNCSDICSAPGLLHMITAPLYSGTFSGDINMSDWAHVVNAAFKVIYQLISHAPEDISTRLRLDISSNEQAMSNLKGILDQGTGIGLETQEQLLMRAMEILTELTLDSSVDLTSETKENLIKKQLQIFLADQATQEPDSRTNPLIVTAGRTLVLLTSNSKTNPDFILKACDSDSLAPLTGLPDDENTVALPIEVTIEDKKNTVAHLTELLDATNNITYRTIAAEILENFCTHCDWNKHKQIMKELLLPKVVTEILSIKSDQPEGKISDEKENKPQSRTWTRSQKNNRGNQKNFVPPGKDEENQKDIAPGGKSMIRRKSSDEQNKQNKEQTAKKELQEALLSLALVICDKLISADDVIQEKALGGDAFVVKLKTIIDDNCQLRADSLRIVKLCGRIAASMMQSQPYAERFRNKKFAQSLTKASEIMSNLESCMIFAGTDFGLKKTVRPLLSELEKKVSDLEKKEVQLVRR comes from the exons atggccggAAGCGTGGGAGGCGAGAAGAGGGAGGGCAGGGGATCCAacccgcggccgccgacggcgcaTCGGAGTCCATTGCGGCGGCCCGGTGAGAGTACTATCCTCAGCGCGTACGTAGCCTGCAGGATGTACCTCATAATGGCCGTGACGGGGCTAGGCTACCTGGCGCTCACATGGTCGACGGTAGTCCTCCTGGGCGGCTTCGTCACCGCGCTGCAGAACAAGGATTTTTGGTGCCTCACAACCATTAGCATGCTGCAGGCAGCCAG CATCTTCAACGACTTGCGGGACCGACTGTTCATCAAATTGCTTAAACTAATTCTTCCGGGACCAACTGTAAATATCGGGACATACTTATCGGAGTGGTTTGATATTTTGAAGCGGAATAAGAGTGAGTTTTATGAGACGTCGTATCGGAGTCTCAGATCGTTACTATCATCCCATTGTTGTCTGGCATTTGTTCTTGCTGGTCccgtgtttgttcttcttgtcctcttctttattattatttttcccTTGTACTGTCTACTTTGCGTGGCGTTCTACTTTGTAATGTCCGTCTACGGCTTCCTTGGGCCAATCGCCTGCTTTGCTCTCGCATTGTGGCGCATACTGCAGCCTGATTACGGTGACACGGACGGAGACGCCAGCAAGGGGAACTTGAAGCCGGCACTGATCATGTTCTATTGGCTGATTCTCTGCCAATTTGTGCTCTACTTGGTGTTCATCATTACTAATGGGTTCGTTGAGTTTGTTCTTGTCCCTCTCGTCAGTCGAGATTCCAAGCTAACCCAAGTTTGGGGCACCAAATCGGTGAATATGTACCTCTCTGACACCGGAGCAAAATGCTGGCGGGAGAAGGACCCTGCATCCATCAGTGGCCGGTCGCTCAGCCGATACGCTGCCTACTTGCTGGACTCCGAATCGTGGGAAGACAACCTCTTTGGAGCCAGGATGCTCGCCACGTTCATCAGGCATGGGGCGGACGTCAGGTCGCTGCTGCTCCCCTCGAGGCCCAAGATTCAGAAGCTCATTGACACATTGGCATGGAAAGGCCGAGGCGACAGGGAGATGAGAGAGTGCGCCGCAGGCATCGTGGCACATCTCGCCGGTGACATCCATATAGGCCAGTTCCCAGGGGCTCTCCGGTGCATATCCTCCCTGCTCCAACTCCAAGACGAGACCACCGCGACGACGTATTGGGACAGCGACGGCCAACAAGTGGGTGATGACGGCGCCATGAGCGTGCTCGACCTCttgcaaaaatatttgcatTGGGTCAGCTACGACCAACAGGTGGGTGATGACGGCGGCAAGAAAGACGGCGGCTGCAACAAGCTCATCCTTCAAGGCCTGGCGATCCTGGAGAGGCTCGCGTCGTCCGACCACCACAACTGCAGCGACATATGCAGCGCTCCCGGCCTCCTGCACATGATCACGGCGCCCCTCTACTCCGGCACCTTCTCCGGAGATATCAACATGAGTGACTGGGCCCACGTGGTAAACGCAGCCTTCAAGGTTATATACCAGCTCATCAGCCATGCCCCTGAGGATATCAGCACAAGGCTtcgccttgacatctcctcaaACGAGCAAGCAATGAGCAACCTCAAGGGCATTCTTGATCAGGGCACTGGAATTGGACTGGAGACCCAGGAGCAGCTGCTGATGCGAGCCATGGAGATCCTCACAGAGCTGACCTTGGATTCGTCTGTCGACCTCACCAGCGAAACCAAAGAGAACCTTATCAAGAAGCAGCTGCAGATCTTCCTTGCTGACCAAGCGACACAAGAGCCTGATTCGAGGACAAACCCACTCATAGTCACGGCTGGGAGAACCCTAGTATTGCTGACAAGCAACAGTAAGACTAACCCTGATTTCATCCTGAAAGCATGTGACAGTGACAGCCTTGCTCCTCTCACTGGATTACCTGATGATGAGAACACTGTTGCACTTCCAATTGAGGTAACTATTGAGGATAAGAAAAACACTGTTGCTCATCTCACTGAACTGCTTGATGCTACAAACAACATCACTTACAGAACAATAGCTGCTGAGATCTTGGAGAACTTTTGTACACACTGTGATTGGAACAAACACAAACAAATCATGAAGGAATTATTGCTGCCAAAG GTGGTCACAGAAATACTGTCCATTAAAAGTGACCAACCTGAAGGCAAAATTTCTGATGAAAAAGAGAACAAGCCACAGTCCAGGACGTGGACACGTTCCCAAAAGAACAATCGAGGAAACCAGAAAAACTTTGTGCCGCCAGGAAAAGATGAAGAAAACCAGAAAGATATTGCGCCAGGAGGCAAAAGCATGATCCGAAGGAAGTCATCTGATGaacaaaataaacaaaataagGAACAAACCGCTAAAAAGGAACTGCAAGAAGCATTATTATCCCTTGCTCTGGTGATATGTGACAAACTGATCAGTGCAGATGATGTTATCCAAGAGAAAGCACTAGGAGGTGACGCATTTGTGGTGAAGCTCAAGACCATAATAGATGACAACTGTCAGCTAAGAGCTGACAGTCTGAGAATAGTGAAGCTGTGTGGTCGGATTGCAGCATCAATGATGCAGTCCCAACCGTATGCTGAACGCTTCAGAAACAAGAAATTTGCCCAGTCACTCACTAAGGCTTCAGAAATCATGTCTAACCTTGAAAGCTGCATGATTTTTGCTGGGACTGATTTCGGACTAAAGAAGACTGTCAGGCCTCTCCTCTCTGAACTTGAGAAGAAAGTATCTGATCTTGAGAAGAAAGAAGTACAGTTGGTTAGAAGATAA